A stretch of Aerococcaceae bacterium zg-252 DNA encodes these proteins:
- a CDS encoding extracellular solute-binding protein produces MKLNKFKKLVALAMSASLLSGITAQFAPAIAHAEDQVTIKFWNFPNFTSDSEFKTPEEYDKALIAAFEAKYPNIKVEYQKLDFTDGPAKVETALQSQTNPDVIYDAPGRVIDWASKGYLAPFSDVDTATLNESAVKASSFDGQLYLYPQGIAPFLMAVNTEVTDKLGVTDLLPLNSEDRNWTVDEFQKFLEAVQEKDSEMIPTVLYSKSAAGDQGPRAFVSNLFGSWITNDEVTEYTINNEAGVKAMEWIQEQAPKGIIGQGAALEAKDALEYFKSGKAALTILASPGLLAQWKDAEGLTARFLPFPNVDKAPKYEYLVAGPAVFDNGDEAKVKAAQQFVDFMINDEEWGIRTLKATGNFSAKKDETGLYDDEELAFAEKLSAHFGAYYNTIPGYARMRPLWFPLLQGVLSGDTKDVKEALDAFVKEATEIYEEEAALLKQ; encoded by the coding sequence ATGAAATTGAATAAATTTAAAAAATTAGTTGCTTTAGCAATGTCAGCTTCTTTATTATCAGGTATTACAGCTCAATTTGCTCCAGCAATTGCTCATGCTGAAGACCAAGTAACAATTAAATTCTGGAACTTCCCTAACTTTACAAGTGATAGCGAATTCAAAACACCAGAAGAATATGACAAAGCTTTAATCGCTGCATTTGAAGCTAAATATCCTAACATCAAAGTAGAGTATCAAAAATTAGACTTCACTGACGGTCCTGCTAAAGTAGAAACTGCATTACAATCACAAACAAACCCAGATGTTATTTATGATGCACCAGGTCGTGTTATTGACTGGGCAAGTAAAGGATACTTAGCACCATTCTCAGATGTAGATACTGCTACATTAAATGAATCAGCAGTTAAAGCAAGCTCATTCGACGGTCAATTATACTTATATCCACAAGGTATTGCACCATTCTTAATGGCAGTTAACACTGAAGTAACAGATAAATTAGGTGTTACTGATTTATTACCACTTAATTCAGAAGATCGTAACTGGACTGTTGATGAATTCCAAAAATTCTTAGAAGCAGTGCAAGAAAAAGATTCAGAAATGATTCCGACTGTACTTTACTCTAAATCAGCTGCTGGGGACCAAGGTCCACGTGCATTTGTTTCAAACTTATTCGGATCATGGATTACAAATGATGAAGTAACAGAATACACAATTAACAACGAAGCTGGTGTTAAAGCTATGGAATGGATTCAAGAGCAAGCACCTAAAGGAATTATCGGACAAGGTGCTGCCTTAGAAGCTAAAGATGCTTTAGAATACTTCAAATCTGGTAAAGCTGCTTTAACAATTTTAGCAAGTCCTGGTTTATTAGCTCAATGGAAAGATGCTGAAGGCTTAACTGCTCGTTTCTTACCATTCCCTAACGTTGACAAAGCACCTAAATATGAATATTTAGTAGCTGGTCCAGCAGTATTTGACAATGGTGATGAAGCTAAAGTTAAAGCTGCTCAACAATTCGTTGACTTCATGATTAACGATGAAGAATGGGGTATTCGTACATTAAAAGCAACAGGTAACTTCTCTGCTAAGAAAGATGAAACTGGATTGTATGATGATGAAGAGTTAGCATTTGCTGAAAAATTAAGTGCTCACTTCGGTGCATACTACAATACTATCCCTGGATATGCTAGAATGCGTCCATTATGGTTCCCATTATTACAAGGTGTATTATCTGGCGATACTAAAGATGTAAAAGAAGCATTAGATGCTTTCGTAAAAGAAGCAACTGAAATCTATGAAGAAGAAGCTGCATTATTAAAACAATAA
- a CDS encoding MurR/RpiR family transcriptional regulator — MNLVKKIEANFVNFSPKERLIATYLLQEQHQLKNISIHDLSSSIGTSAATITRFCRKIGCESFVELKMELQASANPVVDTKELDEFHTVLQYYNRVIGRTAELLDEEQISRVIDLLMNANRIVIYGMGSSGLTAKEFAIRLSRMGLNAIGESDSHMMIIGSAITQAGDVVIGFSNSGETKEVIHALKNAKQNKATTISITSIKGSTITKLSDEILFVHSSRFVNNDQFANTQLPFFYLVDVITLNLLENQTYATKMKTTVQEILQNTNFTEDLTS; from the coding sequence ATGAATTTGGTTAAAAAGATTGAAGCGAACTTCGTAAATTTTTCGCCAAAAGAGCGTTTAATTGCTACTTATTTGCTTCAAGAACAGCATCAGTTAAAAAATATTAGTATCCATGATTTATCCAGTTCAATCGGAACATCGGCAGCTACGATTACACGATTCTGTCGCAAGATTGGCTGCGAAAGTTTTGTCGAATTAAAGATGGAACTACAAGCTAGTGCTAATCCGGTAGTGGATACGAAAGAATTGGATGAATTTCATACGGTATTACAGTATTACAATCGTGTCATCGGACGGACAGCAGAACTTCTTGATGAAGAGCAGATTAGTCGTGTGATTGATTTGTTGATGAATGCCAATCGGATTGTCATTTATGGCATGGGAAGTTCAGGGCTTACGGCAAAGGAATTTGCGATTCGTCTATCTCGAATGGGATTGAATGCGATTGGAGAATCAGACTCTCATATGATGATTATCGGAAGTGCGATTACGCAAGCAGGTGATGTCGTCATAGGGTTCAGTAATTCAGGGGAAACGAAGGAAGTGATTCATGCATTAAAGAATGCCAAACAAAATAAAGCAACAACCATTAGTATCACAAGTATTAAAGGTAGTACAATTACAAAATTATCAGACGAGATTTTATTTGTGCATAGTAGTCGTTTTGTTAATAATGATCAGTTTGCAAACACACAATTGCCATTTTTCTATTTGGTCGATGTGATTACACTTAATTTATTAGAAAATCAAACTTATGCAACAAAAATGAAGACAACGGTTCAAGAAATTTTACAAAATACTAATTTTACGGAGGATTTAACATCATGA
- a CDS encoding ROK family protein, with product MSYLGIDIGGTFIKYALLDEQGEALTETYKVKTHCTESTNYILEQVIAICEEMQAKYDFKGVAVGTAGVVNSSDGSIAYAGYTIPEYTGTPIKRQVESATGRRCTVINDVNAACLGEYWKGFGQANRPQSLVCLTIGTGVGGAVFIDGHLYEGSSYMAGEVGYLPLANGKMFQDAASTTALLAQAESALGYQVTGEQFFELLAANDEKVQVVFDSFIDSLAQGLLTIHYLLNPEQIVLGGGVLAQETVILPALTRRLSEIVIDQRFLSAKISAAQLGNNAGMLGALYYHLHEAN from the coding sequence GTGTCATATCTAGGGATAGATATCGGCGGAACATTTATCAAATATGCTTTATTAGATGAACAAGGTGAGGCATTAACAGAAACGTATAAGGTAAAGACGCATTGTACCGAATCAACGAATTATATTTTAGAGCAAGTAATTGCGATTTGCGAAGAAATGCAAGCTAAGTATGATTTTAAAGGTGTAGCAGTGGGAACAGCCGGCGTTGTAAATTCAAGTGATGGCTCAATTGCTTATGCAGGATATACGATTCCTGAGTACACAGGAACACCGATTAAGCGACAAGTTGAATCGGCAACAGGTCGACGGTGTACGGTTATCAATGATGTGAATGCTGCTTGTTTAGGGGAATACTGGAAAGGGTTTGGACAAGCGAATCGTCCACAATCACTTGTCTGTTTGACGATTGGAACAGGCGTCGGGGGAGCGGTCTTTATTGACGGTCATCTGTACGAAGGTTCATCGTACATGGCAGGAGAAGTTGGCTACTTACCATTAGCGAATGGAAAAATGTTTCAAGATGCTGCATCGACAACAGCTCTTTTAGCACAGGCTGAAAGTGCACTCGGTTATCAGGTGACAGGCGAACAATTTTTTGAGCTATTAGCTGCTAATGATGAAAAAGTACAAGTGGTATTTGATTCGTTTATCGACAGTTTAGCTCAAGGGTTACTGACGATACATTATCTTCTCAATCCGGAACAAATCGTTCTTGGTGGAGGAGTGTTGGCTCAAGAAACAGTTATTTTACCAGCACTCACACGACGCTTATCAGAAATTGTTATCGACCAACGCTTTTTATCTGCAAAAATTTCAGCAGCACAACTCGGTAACAATGCAGGAATGTTAGGAGCCTTATATTACCATTTACATGAAGCAAACTAA